The genomic DNA aagtgctttacaggtaaAACAGGGAAGGCAGAGACAATATgccttaaaaatacataatcgCATGTGCGAGGCACCATGAATACAAATAGGCAAAGAAAGAATTAACAATGCAACatagaataaaataataaaggaacaatgtttgtaaaaaaatttttttttactgttaacaaacaatggAATGATAATTAAAAACTCTTACTAATTATTAGCAGTGCTATAATTTGTGTTATTTTACCAGTTTATTCATAAATGATTATGTATGCATTAATGATTACCAAATGATTTGTAAACCTTTAAGAAAATCATGTGCAAACTGTTTATAAACATTATCAGGACGGCCTTTATAAAGTTACAACTGATGATTATaataatttgttattttgttatttagacAGCTAGTATTAGTGCACTAATAATCAAATAACCATCTGTTTTATAGCCAATAAGATGTAATGGGGCCAAATTAATGATATTTAATGATTTATAAACAATTTGTTAATCATTAACTGATCATTATAAGCAttagttgcaactttataatagcatccaaataatgtttatagattATTAACAATTGATCGGTATAAACtaattatttaatatttcactaaactaatgataaaataacatcAATTATAACAttactaataattagtaaacaatataaatcataatttcatttattgtgtttttaacagtaaaataactattaaGCAAAGTTTATCATCTATCACCTTACTATTTattaatgatggttattataGCGTGTTGCCTCTAGTTCTAATTTCTTGTAAACAGGACTGTCACATTTTATTACACGAGACAGTATGGGCCCCTATGTGTCACCTCAGTCATTTGATCTGTGTTCCACTGTTTTCTGGAAATTAAGGCTTGTATGCATTGAGTCAATTGCATTATAAGTAATCTCTCCCACTTTAAGTcttttgtttagtttagttttttttttgcattttgtttgaCAACAAAGGGAGGTTTTATGCGGAGGAGGAATCATGGTTAATAGAAAACTCCAGGAATGTGGGAGCAGCTGCTGTTCACCACCACTCCCCCAGAGCTCAGACTCCTGTGTAGTGGCCCATCAAAGCCGAACCTCTCCCCTCCACCTCTGCCCTCGATAAAAGCAGcacctccctcttcctctcatcTTCTAACACACTCTGAATCAATGGGGACTCTTTCCACTCAAtacaggaagagagaggagcacAGGCGGGGCCTGTGTGTCTCAGTCAGTTTGGGTGCTTGTGTTATGACATAAAACCATTATCACGTTTGATCCACAACAAGGCTGATGTCATCCCACGTGACTCAGATATACACATTTGACAAAATGTATCTTTACAATGTGATACACCATGGTGCCGAAATCACATCTTTTGACTGTGATTCCTTTATCTTACAGCGTAACTGATGGTGATCTATCAGGTGCTGTTTACACAGCTGTGGTGTTGAGGTCCTCTCATTACTGCTAAACTGTGTAACCTACTTGGTATTAAAGATACTGTATCTCCTGATGATGAAGATGGTGATGCCAGTGGCCAGTGGCACAACCATTGGGAAGCAGATAattgcgccccctgctgttttCTTTTGGCTTATTCATATCTAATtatcacccaggagaccagaaAGATTTTTTCTCTCTGACAAGCTGTCTGAGAAACAGCACAAACCAAGCAAGCAGATCTTACACATGCTCTACTCTTAAAATAGTCCATGTTCAGCTTAAAAGAGACAGTGCTATCAATTTCTGCTTCACCCTGGCAAGTTTAAGGCTGCGCTTCACAAACTCGCACTCGCTCACATGACTCATAAGGATCTAATAAGACCCTGACCAACATGATTTTCaggctgtttttgtttgtttgtggaaaCCTGTCTTTTTCCTCACTCTCAGAATTCAATCTACAACACAAAGTGGGTGTTGTGCTATGTTTGGAGGTGTGCAGAATATTGATTGTTCACCCACAGTCATTAAAGAGACAGGAGAACGTGGCCATGGCACCTCTGGGACTGAgtaggagaaaagagagaatcGGTCCATAAAAAACCCATAGAGGATGTTTATGAGAGCGTGGCGGAGGAGGAATGTCAGCCTGAGAAGGAAGTGGTTTGCACTCTGCGTTTGCAAAAACCACTGAGAGCAAGACTCATGTTGGTTGTCCCATCTCTACAGCTGGTGACACAATCAACAacgcctgtgtatgtgtgcacgaGAGGGAATGAGTGACTTGAGTGGGATCTGCATGCTAAACTATGGGTTGTGTTTTTCCTGTGTGAGAATGCATGTGCAGTTTGAGTTTGTGCAGAGTGCTGTATGGCTCAGATGTGTGTAGGTGGGCTGAGTGGGAGCACTGGGAGACTGAAGATGCTCTAGCCTGTTTCCCATGAAGCAAAATAAGACGAAGCACAAAttgtgttgtgtcttttgtGATTTAAACAGCCTTATTGCaataaagatagatagattaaaAAAAGTATTGCCAAATATCCAACAGGTGCACACATCACTCTGTAGCTGTTCACAACAATGCACTGTTGATAGGATGAAATATTTAATGCATCCAGGCTTTGCGTACAATCTAATTATTTAAACAGCCCTATCTAATAGCTATTAGTATGAGTAAAACCCCAACTAATTTGTCTAGTGTAATTGGCAGTTGTAAAATGAGAAATGCACAGTTTTATGTAATGAATTATTCATGAGACTCCTTGTGCAAGAGAGCCACGCGGGAGACAAAACATTGCTTTAGCTTCATGGAAACTGCTCTCTCTAATTAGCAGCCTTGCTTATGTTGcagtgacaaaagaaaaaagggcaGCTTTGGCTGCTGTAATGTTGTACAAAAATCTCAACTTTACCATTGAGGAATAGAAATGGAAGTGACAGACAACATAAAAGGTTTCTTTGAAACAAACCTTACTTAACCTGATTGAATTAAGTTTAAAACAGACATTTCATTGTGTATTTAAGGTGGATTTATTAGTGTAATGACATGACTCTACAGCAAAGTTCAGCAAGGTACCATTCATTTAGTTAGCACACGACTCTGAAAACTATGATAATAAATTTCACACACCTGATTTAACATACGTCAAACAAGTCAAATCCACCAACACAACGACAGAGCATATTGAAGTAATGTCTCAAAGGAAAGCTGTACCAAATGCatctggagaagaaaaaaaaagtgtaatcaCTGCATGCTTACTGTTCTGGAAGATCAGATTTATAGAAAATGCTTGAATAGGTGAAAAGAGAACATACTTATCATGTGATCAAAAAGAAAATTGAGGTGCAGTCTGAATTAATTAACTTAGAATAAATAGAACATACATAGCTACTTCTCTTCTCtgatgttttaatattttttgcaaGCAAGTCAAATAGGTAAATAAAAGTCAAGATACAAGCACATCATtaacaatgcaaaataaataattgaagcCACTAAATACGCAAAGTCTAAAGCGGATGCTTACAAGGTTTATACACAGATGGTATGAACTGATCCATCCAACAATAAGCCCTGTTTAGCATTTAGAGGACATTCATTTATCACATTCACAGATCATCATCTAAAAACTAGCACACTACCAGAAGTTTCACAAGTACATGCAGTGAGTTGCAAATTCTGGGTCAAAGACATCCGTACTGATGAGACTGCTGAAGAAGCAGAAAAGGAGTGTTAAAGTTCACGAAAATTCACATAACACACCCTCAAAACTGTCGGTTCATTCTCTACTGCTAATTTGtgttgaagaaaaataaaataaaataaaagactcCTGGGGTAAAAACGTGTGCCTGAAAGCCAGCCCAGCCAGCTTATGTCAGCCATCTCTCGCTACCTTGCTTCCCCTTCTTTCTCTTCATCCAGGTCAGGACCGAGGCGTCACTGCTCTGGCACAGATGTGTCGTCTCTCTCTACTGCCCCCGATCCTCCTGTCtctaaaaacagaaacaggcaAGGCGTAGTTAAATACAGAGCCTGGAAAAAACTGTTTCTGTTTAGGCTCTTATCGTCAAGGTTAAAGGCTCTAATGCATAGTCACAAACTGTAAGGATACTTGTTGGTGGCTCTATTATAAAAAACACACTTGAAGAAAACTTCATATTGAGTTGCTGCTTAAGGAGAAGTCATTTTCAAAGGAGGTGAAACTTTCCATCATGCAAATATCTGTTTGTAGAATTAATTTCTAAGTTTTGACATATTTTGTAATGCTGAGAACGTGGCTTACGTTACAGATACGCTCAAAAACCCAATTCTATTGTGAAAAGGGGGTCTTCCCCAATGGGAGGGAATGCATGGTTCCAGTCCGACAGCTCCATTAATTCTGCTTGGCCCTCTGAAGCATATACTGTACCTAATGCACCTGGAGCTATAAATACATATCCTACATAAGGATGCAAGGCAGCCAGCAACTGGGTTAAGGAGAATCATTGAAGAGCATCCCTTGTGTCAGCCACATCCCCAAAGAAAATGCTGCTTTGTCTTATAGGAAAAGGTGAGATTTTGAGGGCTGGGAATCTAAAGCGTTGTCTTACTTCTTAGTTCTTAGTACAATTTTATACTACAAtgactttgttttcttttgtccttttcagagataaaaaagtgtttgcttGAAACACTTGACGCCCTCAGGAGAAAACAGCAAACCATTTTTGGACTAAAAACTGAATTCTGAAACCGTTTCCTCGTCCACAGTTGAATAAAATACAAActagaaaaacatgtttaccATTGTGAGAATGTAACTTGACATTTTCCAGGTGAAGTGAACTCTGACATACATCTTATCTCTCTAGCGATTTAACAGCACATCTATCAAGAGATTCATTTATAACCCCTTTAACAGAGTAATTAATTGAGATATTCCATCATCTGCTGCCGGAGACTGTACGGGGTAATTAAATGAGTCACTCGGTTATGTATTGCAGTAATGACACTTGGGAAAACCAATAAGGGCCTCTAATAGGTGTATTTAATTCCATATAGCTTTTAAATGGTTTCTTCTTCTAGTGTGTATAATGGTAAATCAGTTTGACATTTTCCCTCGAACATCTTATTATGGGACACCTGAAGAAATCTTATGCTCAACCAACAACATGCGGAACATCAAACTATGCTATAATagttattttctttaaatagaATCTTGAATGGTTCTAACTCTATGTCTGTTTACAGTCAAATAAGCAACTTATGCTCTCCATCGCTTACCTTCCGTCACCTTACTGTGGTTACAGCTCCTGATGGGAGACTCTGTTACCATCCTTACAGTCACCAGCCATAATGCCCTCTTTGATGGCATTATGTGACCTTATCCCATGGTTCTACACCACTAACCTGTGCCCCCCTCGCTGCCGTTGAGCACATCCCCAGTGCTGCTcacctcctccccttctgcttTGTCCTCCGGCTTCATCTTCTTACGGGTCATGTGTCCACGGAAGCCAGCCTGGATCTTGGCAGCAGCCCTGTTGGCCTCGGGGTCATCCAGGGGGATGTCCATgatgtcctcctcctcctggggCCGGCTGCACTCCTCCTGCAGAGAGGACCAGAAGTCTATCACAGAAGGGTAGCATATTACATGGTCATATgtggatgtttttttccccctggaACATGGGTGGAAGAATCTAACCCTCAACAGATTGCGATACCATATTTTGTTAACTGTATATGCTACAACACTATCTATTAGACGGAGAGGAATGTGCGCTTGTTGCAGAGTGGCTCACCCTTATTACATGACTTCAACGGGGCTCTCAGGAGGTCACTAACCCACATTgcctccttttttctctccccttctcCTCTTGTCAAATAATTCACTGATGTCTGAGTCAGCCTATTTTGTAATGAATCATCATTGTCCGCTGTGTTTATTCTCTTTTTAccataaaactgcacatttagTTGACATAATGATTCCCAAACTGAGCAACAGTTAATGATTATAAGATCATTGACCATCGTTCGTTACACAAAATAAAGCAATCTGCTTTTTATTTGGATAAGAAATAAGGTTGGTGTAAAAATGTGCACAAAATAACTTCTTTCTCTGCAACCTGGGCCGAAAAAGGATGATCCAGCGAAAATGCTACTGTAGTCAACACCAGCAGCTCGTTTAGTGACTGAAAGTACAGCATCCACTGTCCCAAAGGAAACATGGGGGTGTGCGAAAGAGAAATTCTGGCTTGTCAAAGAGTGTCAGGAGAAAAGTGCCAAGGCTGTCGACAAGTTACGTAAACACCAATTCAAATTCTGTGGCAAGCACATATCAGCTACACCCCGTGCTTTGCTTATAGAAACAGATTGACATTTCATACAAAGGCAACCCACAGAACGAGCCCACTGTCATCCCACTGCCTTGGTGAAGCAGTGCATCATGTCTCCAGTGAAACCCCTCCAGTGTAGGAGTGTGACCACCCACCTGTTCAGCCAGCATTCATTAGCCTCTCTGTCTGACTGCTCACTGTGCAGCCAGAATCCAGtgtttgtgcagcagcagagatACAGGAGTGCTGCACTGAAATTGGCTGGCTACACACCTTCTCAGGTCTTATTGTTCTTATTGCATCAGGGTCTTTAGACTTGTGCTGACACAAATTGATTTGAAATATGATGATCCACTTATAATAAAAATAGCTTGAAAACTGTGCAACATACGACTTTATGTGGTTATTCTTTTTGTGAAGAATGTACCATGTGTGAGTCACACTTATTCAAATGGCTAACATAATATATTTTACTCTAGTAAAAGGGAAAAAACACACATGGCAGTATGCAGTTTGAGGGCAACCAAACACTAGTAAATAACATAAGTAACTAACAAACTGTATTACCCAATTAACCAAACTGAtgagtggttaaaaaaaataaaataaaaaaaattaatttattaaaaaaagttaatCTGAAGCTTCTACTTACATTGTGACAGTCCATTTCTTACTCTCAGAGACGACTTCAGTCTTCAGGTGAGCGGACCTAGTATGACTTGAATGCCTCGATTTCTATGTGGACCAAGCAAAGCTCTCTTTAAATGTGTCTCCGGTACAATACAGATGCCTCACTGGCTCTTACTAACAATCACTGTATGTTCAGAAACACCCGCTCACgcacagagtgagagagagacatacagtcagagtgagaggaagagaataagggaggggggggagggaaagagagaccTCCTACAAACATGACAGCAAGCATTCCATCTTTTCAGTCCCATTAAGGCTGCTGACCTACTGTGTTCACATTAACATTCACCGAGCACAGCTTAAAGACTTCAGAAAAGTAACTGAAACATGCTAAATGTGTAGATTATTTCAGTGATTTCAAGTTTGACCGTTTTGAAACAAGTGCAAATGATGAACTATACAGTCTGGATATAAATTAGGAAATCACAGAGTGACTATCACATTCACTGAGCATCATAAAAATTCACAAGTTGCAGTGTTACAACACTAAACtccacaaataaaaacagatgaCCAACTTAGAAATATTGTGTAAAAAGCCAGATGGTCATAAACAATAAATGCTGACTTTAAATTCTACTAAtagcatgaaaataaaacagtgtAAGCATCTTGGACTGTTTTACACTCAGAGGTGTTATACATTTATTAGAGGCAGAGTGAGCTAACAACCCTCTCCATCCCTCTGATCCCAGCTGGTATGGCCGCCCACACTCCTTTGCCAGCCTCAGAGACAAGACGGAGAGGGAAACAGAAAACATCCATTTATCTGAGTTATATATCTGATATTAACGCTCTCTATGTTAAGTTATCCTCACGCTTAATTTCACAATGCTGCCTTGCTTTATCGATCAATTCACTGTTAATCTGAAGGAACGATCACCACTGTGtaattcagtttactgtaatcAATCATGGTAGTTAGTCTGCCCATATTAGCCTAATCATTAATGTATCTAACAGTATTTATTCTCCAACGAAGATAAGGGTATAGGAATATCATTGCAGGCACTGGTAAACAGTGAATTAAAgacagaaattaaaataaaaagaatagaCAAAGCATCTAAGATACAGCAGCTAGGTCACTGTTAGATTAGATGGCCTATATATTGTACTGTTTTGTGGTAGCTTTGTTTCAGCTGAAATCACTTCTGCCACTGTATGTTTGGTACGTACAAATACACAAAGTGCTGTTTTACTGTTTAATCAGTCAGTTAAAAACTGCTATTAAGGTAGATTGCTGATAGAGATGGTGCCTAGCAACTATCAGCATCACCATCTCCTATTAATTCCATGACggcactaagagggagcaggaTGGTAAGGGGTTACCATGGAAACACTCTTAGTACCCCTTCCTACACTCCCCTCCGTGTGTGTTTGGTCCAGACAAATCAGACAGGGCTAACTGTGACAGCAGTAAAAATGTTAAAGGCCTAAATTCACAAGACAAATTGTCCAGTCGGTCTTATATGATGACAGATTACTGAATTAAGTTTCAATCTGTGGAGGCTGTGGTGGCTCCCATGAGGAGATTGGAACTAGAAGCAGTATTACACTTTTATGAGCACGCGGCAGAGCAAAGGCCTCAAACAGCATCTGGAACACGCCCCTATGAACAAAGACACATATTATGGTGAACATTGAGACTGAAACTACCATTTCTGCACATATCAGTTAAGATGATTTTGATTGTGACCTTCTCGATGACATTCAAAGTTTATCGGAGCAACCGCCATCCAGAAAACTAAACTATTTTCAATCCCCTATCCCTAGAGGGTCCACGGAAAAAAAGAGGGGCACTGTTGATCAGACTCGTCCTTGAAgggtttatttatataggctacCTGAGACAGGAATGGGAGCAGAGAAGACTGTAGCTAAAGACACCTCTGTCTGAAACTGTAAGAAGATTTATTCTCAGCCTGCTGACACAAGTGGAGGAGATGTGGTGAGTTGCAACAGCCTCTATTATATTTAAATCATACAAGTTATGGCCATAAATGGTAAACTATCAGGGCTATTTTCTCATTGCAAAAATGTTCATCTATGATGTTAAGGCGTATAAAATTGTGTGAAATATGAGGCATTACTGATGCATATATTGGATTATTATATTCTGTATTGAGAAGAAGCATCACATTTTACCTTGTCACCACTCTTGCCTTCAGGCTCTGTGGAGTCCTTTCCAGACCCAAGTGGCCTCTCCTCTCCTTGCTGGTCTGCAGCCGGCCGACCTACACTCTGAGCGGGGCTGATGCTTCCCTCTTCACACATTGCATCACTCTTCTCTTGTATTTCAACCTTTCCTTCTTCTACACGTTCCTCTGCTTCTAAACTTCTCTCCTTTGATGTGACCTCTTTTTCTATCACTGTATCCTCTGGCTGTGACTCTACAGGTGTTCTCTGACTCGCCTCGTTCTCCTTTGGTAGATGTAGTGCACTTGTCTCTAAAGCTTCACTCTCCGTCTCCATTGCAGCAGTTGATATATTTGACTGGGTCACTTGTGATGAGGGATTTTCCACACCACCATCATCAATTTCTTGATCCTCCACCATACTATATCCTTCTGTATGTATGTCCTCTTTGTCTCCTCCAACTGTGTCTGTTGTCTCATCTTCTGTGAAGTTAGGGTTGTTTGATTTTGCCTCTTTTTCAGAATCCTCATCCTGGTGAAATTCACCGTCACTTATCTTCTCATTATCTTCATTTTCGTGATCGGTTTCATCCTCTGGGTTCTCTTCGTCTGTCTCGTTGGTGGGCTGATGTGATGCTGAGCTGATGGTTTTAACACCTTTGTgcttctcatcatcatcatcatcatcatcatcatcatcatcatcatcactatcCTTTAAATTAGAATCATTTGTGTCCACCTTCTCCGTCATTATATCAGATGCTTCGTGCTGACTTTTCATTTCCCCCCCTTCAGAGTTAACTTCCTTTTCAACTCCAATCATTTCAGGTTCATCATGGTCTAGTGTGCTAGATATGTTTTGGTCTGTTGCCAATGCAGTAGGCTCTTTTGACTCTTCCTCCTGTTGCGTTTCTAATACGTTAGCCTGTAAGACCTCTACTGAGCCCTCTTCCTCTAGCTGTTTCTCCTCAACCTCTTGAATCTGCTGAACATCTGGAACATCTTCAAAGCTAATCTCAACCAATGAATCCTCCTTTGCTATAACATTACTGTCTAAACCACCCTCTACATGAGCTAAACTTTCATGTATTCCCCCAGAAGAAGCCTCAGTCTCTggtccttcctcctcctttgtTTTTTCTATCTGATCTTCTGCTTCTTGTTGATTGCCCTCATGGGTGTCAGAGTGGGACAATGATTGTGCAAAAGTTTCCTCTGGTTGGGGTTTTGAGCTGTCCTCATCAATGACACGTGTATCATCAGCAGTTGCTCCTTCCATTGTTCTTTCTGTTCCTCTGAGCTCTGTAGCACACACATTAACATCAGAATATGGAAAGACCTCCACAGGTTCTTCAACCCCAGcattttcctcttcttctgagTCTACAATCTCCTCATCTACAACTGCAATCTCCTGTTCATCACCTCCCTCATCTTCTGCCATTCCTAACTCCTGAGCACACACATCTAAATTTGAAATCCCTCTGAATGATAACAAGTCAGTGGGCTCTAGCTCAGACTTAGGTATATTTTGGTCTGGAGCAGAGCTGCTATCCATTCTattagctgtcctgtcaactTGATCAAATGTAGTTATTGTTGggtctttctcctcctctgtcccaCTCAGCTCATCTGGTTGTACATCTGCAGCCGGGATCAAGTTGACTGATTTGTCTTCTGAATGTCTCTTTCCCACTGAAATAACACCTTTCTCTGTAATatcatgtttttcttcttcttcttcatcttctccatcatcatcatcatcatcatcatcatcttcttcttcttcatctgtgCTTTCAGTTAAATCAAGCTCTTCAGAGACATTAGGTTGTgtggtggaaacatttgaagGTTCCGCTGAATAACTGGATTCATCTTCAGGTTGAGACTCATATGATTTTTCTCTAAAAAAGTACCAATCAAAATGAAAGACTTAAGGTGATGAATGTTCAATATGACTGGGAGAGAATTTAAGTGATATTGGTGATTTAAGAGATGCTTCTTGAAAACAATACAAAGTCATAATGCTACTGTGACTGTCGTCCTGCAGCTGTTGGCCTCTTGTCCTTTAGTCCTGCCCTTTCTTCTCACACTTGACACTGCTAACCTGAAAGTTCTTTCAATACTCAGGTGACCTTGACATATGTATGATTAATTTCAAGCatttaaaaatgataccttCCATGAGGTTTGGACAATGGATTGTCCCAACCCCATTGCAGGCTGTGCTGTTGAGTGATTGTGCTATTATAAtgcttaaagggacagttcaccccaaaatgaaaatacatatttttcccCTTACCTTTAGTGCTATTAATCagtctagattgttttggtgtgagttgcccagtgttggagaaATCGTCCGTAGAGATAGCTGCCTTGTCTCGAATATAATGGAAGCAGATGGAACTCGGCTTGTGGTTTTTAAAGCACCAGAAATCATGACCTGGTTACTCAAGGTATTGCACAGACCTGGTTGTGAGCAGTTTCATTTAtggaactattttctttctactgAACTACAACCGCCAACCTTATCACCATGTAGAAGACCTTCGTGGTTTAACATTGCTGGCTTGGGGAGATTAATTTATAGCTAACTGATACTGCTAGCTCACTTGAGCTAACATTACATTCCAGCTCTGCCAAAGAGAATGCCATTGTTTACATCTTGCGCTGTCATGAGCATGAACCTCTCTTTCATGAATATGTTTCCTATGCAAGGTAATACTGTGGATTATCTTGAGTAATGTTAACTGGGTCATGATTTATGGAAAGACGCATTGCTGTTTgagttttttaaaatgtattccacAAGCAAGTACCATCTAGTTCCATTatggagagaaggcagacatctctactgctgatatctccaacactgggcaactcacaccaaaacaatctagtTTGATAAATAGCGCTACATTTAGAGgagaaatatgtatttttgattttagggtgaactgtccctttaagattGTGCACATTTTTTCTTCCAAATTCTATTTCCTCATCTTCCTAATcaggacaaacaaacaaacaacaaccacatcTACAGAATACCTCACACAGCAACTCCAGATGTACACCTTGAAGTATTAAacatgaaaaatatattttattttaattctcaTTACTTCTTCTCTTATTTTAATTCTCATTACTTCTCTTATTTAAATTCTCATTACTTCTTCACTTGTCACTTGTTACTATTCTTTCCCTCATGTccatcctctccctctcctgctgatCTTCCTGGCTGTTGATAGCACAATAAGATGAGACTCACTTGGAAATGGTCACCTCTGTTGCTGGCTCTTTTTCAGGACTAGGCTGTTGGGGAAAAGAAGGTGTGATGGTAAATACACGTATTGACAAACAGAAGAAAGATTTATAGGTGTGATGAAAGTTATGACTTTGATTTAGTACAGCAGTATCCTGGAATGCATGGTTGTTATAGAATCTATCTTCCAGTTTAGCAGCCCAGTCAGCAGGGTCCATGCCACTATCTGCAAGAAAGAACAACAATCAATTATTTGACAGCAGTTAATGGCATTGGTCTCATTTTTACCACATGTAAGTTGCAGTTACCTTCTCTTTGTTTGAGAAGAGCATCGAAGTACTGTGCAGCATATTTAGGGATATCTTCAGGCTGGTCTCGCAGGACTTCTCTGGCCAGCCCCTCCAGGATGGTACCAAATCCTCGCGGGACCCGGAGGTGAGTGTTGGAAAAAGGtactgacatttttgttgttgttggataCACTGGGACGGAACTTCTgtgacagacagctagctagggATAACCGACCAGGAGAAGTCGAAGGGTTTCTCAGTAATTTACTTTCTTAAGTAGAGAAACTAAACACTGTGAACTTTCCACAGAATATAACGTTAAGCTAAGCGTTTGTGACTATAGACTGTATTATACAGTCTAAGTTTGCGacgttagctagttagctataACTTATAACGTTAGTTAAAtagagtaacgttagctaactaggTAGTTGTCACACACCACCTAAATTGCTATAACATATATATTTAGCAAGATTTATAACATGTCAAAACATTAGTAATTAGTTAGCAAGACCTGTTACCTGAAATGACTCGCACTTCGTATCCacctt from Perca fluviatilis chromosome 2, GENO_Pfluv_1.0, whole genome shotgun sequence includes the following:
- the spa17 gene encoding sperm surface protein Sp17; translation: MSVPFSNTHLRVPRGFGTILEGLAREVLRDQPEDIPKYAAQYFDALLKQREDSGMDPADWAAKLEDRFYNNHAFQDTAPSPEKEPATEVTISKEKSYESQPEDESSYSAEPSNVSTTQPNVSEELDLTESTDEEEEDDDDDDDDDGEDEEEEEKHDITEKGVISVGKRHSEDKSVNLIPAADVQPDELSGTEEEKDPTITTFDQVDRTANRMDSSSAPDQNIPKSELEPTDLLSFRGISNLDVCAQELGMAEDEGGDEQEIAVVDEEIVDSEEEENAGVEEPVEVFPYSDVNVCATELRGTERTMEGATADDTRVIDEDSSKPQPEETFAQSLSHSDTHEGNQQEAEDQIEKTKEEEGPETEASSGGIHESLAHVEGGLDSNVIAKEDSLVEISFEDVPDVQQIQEVEEKQLEEEGSVEVLQANVLETQQEEESKEPTALATDQNISSTLDHDEPEMIGVEKEVNSEGGEMKSQHEASDIMTEKVDTNDSNLKDSDDDDDDDDDDDDDEKHKGVKTISSASHQPTNETDEENPEDETDHENEDNEKISDGEFHQDEDSEKEAKSNNPNFTEDETTDTVGGDKEDIHTEGYSMVEDQEIDDGGVENPSSQVTQSNISTAAMETESEALETSALHLPKENEASQRTPVESQPEDTVIEKEVTSKERSLEAEERVEEGKVEIQEKSDAMCEEGSISPAQSVGRPAADQQGEERPLGSGKDSTEPEGKSGDKVKCDASSQYRKMDCHNEECSRPQEEEDIMDIPLDDPEANRAAAKIQAGFRGHMTRKKMKPEDKAEGEEVSSTGDVLNGSEGGTETGGSGAVERDDTSVPEQ